One genomic segment of Erysipelotrichaceae bacterium 66202529 includes these proteins:
- a CDS encoding Hpt domain-containing protein yields MGIMTVQECYLRMGADYAAALRLMKSDERILKFLTMLLRDENYTALCAAMDKRDCEQAFRAAHTIKGISLNLCLKELAEAASLLTDALRPGVWTQDVPELFEQVKKQYDVMLAAVHEAVQANGGTADETAK; encoded by the coding sequence ATGGGGATTATGACAGTTCAAGAATGCTATTTGCGTATGGGGGCGGATTATGCGGCAGCACTTCGCCTGATGAAGTCTGATGAGCGAATTTTGAAGTTTTTAACGATGCTGCTGCGGGATGAGAATTATACAGCCTTATGTGCTGCTATGGATAAGCGGGATTGTGAGCAGGCATTTCGGGCTGCGCATACGATAAAGGGAATCTCACTGAATCTGTGTCTGAAGGAACTGGCAGAAGCGGCCTCCCTGCTTACGGATGCTCTGCGCCCAGGTGTTTGGACGCAGGATGTGCCGGAGCTGTTTGAACAGGTAAAGAAGCAGTATGATGTCATGCTGGCAGCTGTTCATGAGGCAGTGCAGGCAAACGGAGGAACAGCCGATGAAACGGCGAAATAA
- a CDS encoding diguanylate cyclase, producing the protein MKRRNKILIADDSEINRSLLADMLSKEYDLLEAGNGLEAMAHLNRYHHDISLVLLDIVMPKMDGFEVLSAMNKNKWIDDVPVIIISAETSSTYIDHAYDLGAVEYINRPFDEKTVQRRVQNTIMLYAKQKLLQNMVMEQMLEKEKNSRVMVDILSHIVEFRNGESGLHVMHIRVMTEVLLKQLAKMTKKYDLSPENITLITNASALHDIGKISIPEQILNKPGRLTAEEFEVMKTHSVIGAQILENTPYHQKEALLKTARDICLWHHERYDGRGYPDGLKGEEIPIAAQVVSLADVYDALTSKRVYKDAYTHETAMQMIFAGECGVFNPLLLDCLKAAEQHLKKELKTRSVEDISMEEVKSLSKALIQRGNVSGRTLALLEQERTKYHFFASMSKEIQFEYVYQSDILTISEWGAAELGLTETIAHPQRDPELFAVFDKQDFLDLKNKLLQATVERPVITSVYSLHVKGRKHWYKAVARPLWVREDTDELTGVIGKFIDIHEEQTELDKYRIMAQYDSLSGLYNRSYAFDLIQKMLEEGVQTGRMFAFLLFDLDFFKQANDLYGHMFGDRVLQDVAKQLKKGIRKSDIVARIGGDEFLVFMEYTKEIRPLVERVYHAACVQYSGIETSISMGVSLAPENGSKLEELFYHADQALYSVKQNGKGHYRFYDSSMKHLLSDIPLIHTGDGE; encoded by the coding sequence ATGAAACGGCGAAATAAAATACTGATAGCGGATGATTCCGAAATCAATCGTTCTCTGCTGGCAGATATGCTCTCCAAGGAGTATGACCTGCTGGAGGCTGGCAACGGTCTGGAGGCTATGGCACATCTGAATCGCTACCATCATGATATTTCTCTAGTTCTGCTGGATATCGTCATGCCCAAAATGGATGGCTTTGAGGTACTGAGCGCGATGAATAAAAATAAATGGATCGATGATGTTCCGGTCATTATCATATCTGCGGAAACATCTTCCACCTATATCGACCATGCCTACGATCTGGGGGCAGTGGAATATATCAATCGTCCCTTTGATGAAAAGACCGTACAGCGGCGTGTCCAAAATACTATTATGCTGTATGCAAAGCAGAAGCTGCTGCAGAATATGGTGATGGAGCAAATGCTGGAAAAAGAGAAAAACAGCCGTGTCATGGTGGATATTCTCAGCCATATTGTGGAATTTCGTAATGGGGAAAGCGGCCTACATGTCATGCATATTCGCGTCATGACGGAGGTTTTGTTGAAGCAGCTGGCAAAAATGACGAAGAAATATGATTTATCCCCGGAGAACATCACATTGATTACCAATGCGTCTGCCCTGCATGATATTGGTAAAATTTCAATTCCGGAACAAATTCTGAATAAACCGGGAAGGCTGACGGCAGAGGAATTCGAGGTGATGAAAACCCATAGTGTCATCGGCGCACAGATTTTGGAGAATACGCCCTATCACCAGAAGGAAGCATTATTGAAAACTGCACGCGATATTTGCTTATGGCATCATGAACGGTATGACGGCCGTGGATATCCTGACGGTTTAAAGGGAGAGGAGATTCCAATCGCAGCACAGGTGGTGTCACTTGCGGATGTATATGACGCTTTGACAAGTAAACGCGTATATAAGGATGCTTATACGCATGAAACAGCAATGCAAATGATTTTTGCAGGGGAATGCGGAGTGTTTAATCCGCTGCTGCTGGATTGCCTGAAAGCTGCAGAGCAGCATTTGAAAAAGGAATTAAAAACCCGTTCGGTGGAAGATATTTCTATGGAAGAAGTCAAAAGCTTATCCAAAGCTTTAATACAGCGTGGAAATGTATCCGGACGAACGCTTGCACTGCTGGAGCAGGAGCGTACAAAATATCATTTTTTTGCGTCTATGTCGAAGGAAATCCAGTTTGAATATGTTTATCAATCCGATATATTAACCATATCCGAATGGGGAGCGGCAGAGCTGGGATTAACAGAAACCATTGCGCATCCCCAGCGTGATCCGGAGCTCTTTGCGGTATTCGATAAACAGGATTTTCTTGATTTGAAAAATAAGCTGCTGCAGGCAACCGTTGAGCGGCCGGTGATTACCAGTGTATACAGTCTGCATGTAAAGGGAAGGAAGCACTGGTACAAGGCAGTTGCACGTCCGCTGTGGGTTAGAGAGGATACGGATGAGTTGACCGGTGTTATCGGTAAATTCATTGATATCCATGAGGAACAGACAGAGCTGGATAAATATCGGATCATGGCACAGTATGATAGTCTGAGTGGTCTATATAATCGTTCCTATGCATTTGATCTTATACAGAAGATGCTGGAGGAGGGGGTGCAAACGGGCCGGATGTTTGCATTTCTGCTCTTTGATCTGGATTTCTTTAAGCAGGCAAATGATCTGTATGGACATATGTTTGGAGACCGCGTCTTACAGGATGTCGCAAAACAGCTGAAAAAAGGGATTCGCAAATCAGATATCGTCGCCCGCATTGGCGGAGATGAATTTCTGGTGTTTATGGAATACACTAAGGAAATCAGGCCTCTGGTAGAACGGGTATACCATGCCGCCTGCGTTCAATATTCAGGTATAGAAACCTCTATCAGCATGGGCGTTTCCCTGGCACCGGAAAATGGCAGTAAGCTGGAGGAGCTGTTCTATCATGCAGATCAGGCACTGTACTCTGTTAAGCAGAACGGCAAAGGACACTACCGCTTTTATGATTCTTCCATGAAGCATCTGCTTTCGGATATCCCTTTGATACATACAGGGGACGGTGAGTAA
- a CDS encoding NAD-dependent protein deacylase, whose amino-acid sequence MYDEFKEILKQSDRIVFFGGAGVSTESNIPDFRSQSGIYSKKTYPYRAETMISSDFFHEHPEQFYDFYFHEMVYEHAQPNDAHRALAKLEAMGKLQAVITQNIDGLHQMAGSKKVLELHGSIHRNRCQRCHAFYDLDEMLKQRNQIPRCPVCNGIIKPEVVLYGESLDMQVMEEAVSYIAQADVLIVGGTSLVVYPAAGLIRYFRGRKLILINKEETAMDQRADLVIHDAIGKVMKHVVLQ is encoded by the coding sequence ATGTATGATGAATTTAAGGAAATACTAAAGCAGAGCGATCGAATTGTGTTTTTCGGGGGTGCCGGAGTGAGTACGGAAAGCAATATTCCGGATTTCCGCTCACAGAGTGGTATTTACAGCAAAAAGACCTATCCCTATCGCGCGGAAACTATGATCAGCAGTGATTTCTTTCACGAGCATCCCGAACAGTTTTATGACTTTTATTTTCATGAAATGGTGTATGAGCATGCACAGCCCAATGATGCCCATCGCGCCCTTGCTAAACTGGAGGCGATGGGAAAGCTGCAGGCGGTAATCACACAGAATATTGACGGTCTTCACCAGATGGCTGGCAGTAAGAAGGTGCTGGAGCTGCATGGCAGTATCCATCGCAACCGCTGTCAGCGCTGTCATGCCTTTTATGATCTCGATGAGATGCTGAAGCAGCGCAATCAGATTCCAAGATGCCCTGTCTGTAACGGCATTATAAAGCCGGAGGTTGTCCTGTATGGGGAAAGTCTGGATATGCAGGTTATGGAGGAGGCAGTTTCTTATATCGCACAGGCAGATGTTTTAATCGTTGGTGGAACCTCTCTGGTTGTGTATCCAGCAGCCGGACTGATCCGCTACTTTCGCGGCAGAAAGCTGATTTTAATCAATAAGGAAGAAACAGCGATGGATCAGCGTGCGGATCTGGTAATCCATGATGCAATCGGCAAAGTGATGAAGCATGTTGTTTTACAATAA
- a CDS encoding extracellular solute-binding protein: MKGNNEFPMFLYGANNQGDMHIMTLLRAFGSSLYDEKGSFHINTKEGRKALRWLQQLSEDEITPVGAENMDYISNLNLFYSGQLAICVGNLVNIRDAQDVHGMDLFLANSPSLDKKGYATTYLNGFIVFDNKDAARAKAAKDFIRYIYDEEELLKYARSGIPVNKSYVQKHGKQLDYITMYQKNEHNVVNNLNEKPNWEGVRAVFHTYIQELLLKNRSIEEIAEAMDDSVNEAIQTGILE, translated from the coding sequence ATGAAGGGGAATAATGAATTTCCTATGTTTCTGTATGGCGCTAACAATCAGGGGGATATGCATATCATGACGCTGCTGCGTGCCTTTGGATCTTCTTTATATGATGAGAAGGGAAGCTTTCATATCAATACAAAGGAGGGCCGAAAAGCACTTCGCTGGCTTCAGCAGCTCAGTGAGGATGAAATCACTCCGGTCGGTGCGGAGAATATGGATTATATTTCCAATCTGAATCTGTTTTACAGCGGACAGCTTGCAATTTGTGTAGGAAATCTTGTCAATATACGTGATGCACAGGATGTACATGGCATGGATCTGTTTCTGGCGAACAGTCCCTCTCTGGATAAAAAGGGCTATGCGACCACGTATCTCAACGGCTTCATCGTCTTTGATAATAAGGATGCGGCAAGAGCTAAGGCCGCAAAAGATTTTATCCGCTATATTTACGATGAGGAGGAGCTTTTGAAATATGCACGCAGCGGGATTCCAGTGAATAAAAGCTATGTCCAAAAGCATGGAAAGCAGCTGGATTATATAACGATGTATCAAAAAAACGAGCACAATGTCGTGAATAATCTGAATGAAAAGCCGAACTGGGAGGGTGTGCGAGCGGTCTTTCATACCTATATTCAGGAGCTGCTGTTAAAGAATCGTTCCATCGAGGAAATTGCGGAGGCGATGGATGACAGTGTGAATGAAGCAATCCAAACGGGTATATTGGAATAG
- a CDS encoding extracellular solute-binding protein: MKKILVLMCAFCIVFVQGCTNTDRNKKEHVILRIKCPPMTMAYDSDHMDAEIYDLFTEAAESFKKQYTAYDVEFQIEKYQYVDEKKKVIDKIGTDEAADILFGGSFNIPGYIAEQQLLPLDDIIDQDLRTDIDDTIWKQAQFGNSTYMLPYYTLQNTLLVNADWMRKAGLDEYIPKAGTIAQWSTEEGI; this comes from the coding sequence ATGAAGAAAATACTGGTGCTGATGTGCGCCTTCTGTATTGTTTTTGTACAGGGGTGTACGAATACGGATAGAAATAAAAAGGAGCATGTGATTCTGCGAATAAAATGTCCGCCGATGACCATGGCTTATGATTCGGATCATATGGATGCGGAAATCTATGATCTGTTTACAGAGGCGGCAGAAAGCTTCAAAAAGCAGTACACGGCATATGATGTGGAATTTCAAATTGAAAAATATCAGTACGTGGATGAAAAAAAGAAGGTAATTGACAAAATCGGTACGGATGAGGCAGCTGATATCCTCTTTGGCGGCTCCTTTAATATTCCAGGCTATATTGCGGAACAGCAGCTGCTGCCGCTGGATGATATTATTGATCAGGACCTACGTACAGATATTGATGATACGATTTGGAAACAAGCGCAGTTTGGAAACAGTACGTATATGCTGCCATATTACACCCTGCAAAATACCCTGCTTGTGAATGCGGACTGGATGCGAAAAGCAGGACTTGACGAATATATCCCCAAAGCCGGAACCATAGCACAGTGGTCAACTGAGGAAGGAATATGA
- a CDS encoding AarF/ABC1/UbiB kinase family protein, with protein sequence MSNPSETKTLSSKRRLAQILGILKKHHITKGIDPVKFREILEDLGPTFVKIGQIMASRQDMFSERYCKELVKLRDNVAPLPFTEIQRVIEEEYGCPMQEIFSSFEQKPLGSASIAQVHKAALLDGREIVVKVQRPYIYEMMERDISLIRRAGKLLRLSEVLGSVIDINIVMDEFWFTAKQEMDFLNEARFAMDFARNNADITYIGAPLIEQEYTTSRVLVMEYIDGIIIDDAPTLIKGGYDTHEIASKLAENYIKQIVDDGFFHADPHPGNLRIRDGKIIWIDFGMMGTLQRSDKDLMKKAVQAIGSNDTELMVDVVLTLGVHDGRIDYTQFYDDMEVFMKKYIHMDLSEINLGDAIQEVFTIAHKHRISMPKGISMLARGLVTMESTMTLLDPKTNIIQIAAGHVSEHLFHKLDPKKEALQAGRKLYEAGKRTLDIPIQLSELMRMMTKGRIKLNLEIMDSSVPLKTINHMVNKLVVGIVSCGLLMASSLICTTDMTPKVLGIPAIGFIGYMTAVFLGMWLLYTVLKDKRR encoded by the coding sequence ATGAGCAATCCGAGTGAAACAAAAACGCTGAGCAGTAAACGCCGGCTTGCTCAGATTCTCGGGATTCTGAAAAAACATCATATCACAAAGGGGATTGACCCTGTGAAATTCCGTGAAATCCTGGAGGATCTGGGCCCTACCTTTGTTAAAATCGGACAAATCATGGCAAGCCGTCAGGATATGTTCAGTGAACGCTATTGTAAAGAGCTTGTCAAGCTTCGTGATAATGTAGCTCCGCTGCCCTTTACAGAAATACAGCGTGTGATTGAGGAGGAATACGGCTGTCCAATGCAGGAGATTTTTTCCAGCTTTGAACAGAAGCCGCTGGGCTCCGCTTCCATTGCACAGGTACATAAAGCCGCATTGCTTGACGGCAGAGAAATCGTTGTCAAGGTACAGCGTCCGTATATCTATGAAATGATGGAGCGGGACATCTCGCTGATTCGCAGAGCAGGAAAGCTGCTACGGCTGAGTGAGGTACTGGGCAGCGTGATTGATATCAATATTGTGATGGATGAGTTCTGGTTCACTGCAAAGCAGGAAATGGATTTCCTCAACGAAGCCCGGTTTGCTATGGATTTTGCACGGAACAATGCAGATATCACCTATATCGGTGCTCCGCTTATTGAACAGGAATATACAACAAGCCGCGTATTGGTGATGGAATACATAGACGGTATCATCATTGACGATGCGCCTACGCTGATAAAGGGAGGCTATGACACGCATGAAATCGCCTCCAAGCTGGCGGAGAATTACATTAAGCAGATTGTTGATGACGGATTCTTTCATGCTGATCCACACCCCGGAAATCTAAGAATCCGCGATGGAAAGATCATCTGGATTGATTTCGGTATGATGGGAACCCTGCAGCGAAGTGATAAGGATCTCATGAAAAAGGCTGTACAGGCAATCGGCAGCAACGATACGGAGCTGATGGTTGATGTCGTGTTAACCCTTGGTGTGCATGATGGACGCATCGATTACACTCAGTTTTATGATGATATGGAAGTCTTTATGAAGAAGTACATCCACATGGATCTCAGTGAAATCAATCTGGGGGATGCCATACAGGAGGTATTCACGATTGCACATAAGCACCGGATCTCCATGCCAAAGGGCATTAGTATGCTTGCACGAGGATTGGTGACGATGGAAAGCACGATGACTCTGCTCGATCCGAAAACAAATATCATCCAGATTGCGGCAGGTCATGTCAGTGAGCATCTGTTTCATAAGCTGGATCCGAAAAAGGAAGCCTTGCAGGCAGGCAGAAAGCTTTATGAAGCCGGCAAGCGAACACTCGATATACCGATACAGCTCAGTGAGCTCATGCGGATGATGACCAAGGGACGCATTAAGCTGAATCTTGAAATCATGGATTCCAGTGTGCCCTTGAAAACCATCAATCACATGGTCAATAAGCTGGTGGTTGGTATTGTATCGTGCGGACTGCTGATGGCAAGCTCCTTAATTTGTACAACCGACATGACACCGAAGGTACTGGGGATTCCCGCGATTGGGTTTATCGGTTATATGACAGCTGTTTTTCTTGGAATGTGGCTGTTGTATACGGTATTGAAGGATAAACGCCGATAA
- a CDS encoding response regulator — protein MDQLADHDIKNIDNTIQDKQEYLHNLVQRLRLQRENKRQELSYQLSVEARISSFDKIYLITDTGMVYDNALWITTLDTVPWKDIYNANPGSFVTRYMVDEREVWSEYIVYGYHLEKSVKVQGVNITGVVGFLPIDHMDDIIHGESFNGLGETIVIQDSGDIITASKYYDTSTQQNFFSELKASRIHNSSVKELQAGMKKSDTVFLSYENQGKNYYAILKPIPENDWYLVVKVPHEVNSEQIHALLNRSLIFFGLLGLVIAAVAVYMYQVINKAKIASASEKAKSAFLANMSHEIRTPLNGIIGLQYLMQQNIEHPDKLKEYLEKANVSSQYLKSVITDVLEMSKIESGQLELYQKPFNLLDMIQEIHMIIGVQAEEHKQQFTLDTTQIHSTALLADEVRIKQVLINLLGNALKFTPEKGQISLQVEQQPEKDGIVPTKFVITDTGCGMSDEFLQRIWNPFEQEHRMASQNGTGLGTTLSKILVEKMDGSIQVESELGKGTCFTIQLPFHVDDTHTVKAQREEAGLASLQGLHILLVEDNELNREILTEILVQEGCEVISAVNGKEAVECYLYHAVHYFDVILMDVQMPVMNGYEAAAAIRHSEREDAASICIFALTANAFHDDIEHALHSGMDAVLTKPLELQVLLEKLAKLEKRETL, from the coding sequence ATGGATCAGTTGGCTGATCATGACATAAAAAATATAGATAATACAATTCAGGATAAGCAGGAATATCTGCACAATCTCGTACAGCGTCTGCGTCTGCAGCGTGAAAATAAGCGGCAGGAGCTTTCCTATCAGCTGAGTGTGGAGGCACGGATATCCTCCTTTGATAAAATATATCTGATAACAGATACGGGAATGGTGTACGATAATGCTCTGTGGATCACCACCTTGGATACTGTGCCGTGGAAGGATATATATAATGCAAATCCGGGAAGCTTTGTGACGCGCTATATGGTGGATGAGCGAGAGGTTTGGAGTGAATATATCGTATACGGCTATCACCTGGAGAAAAGCGTGAAGGTTCAGGGAGTGAATATCACTGGTGTCGTCGGCTTTTTGCCAATCGATCATATGGATGATATCATTCATGGAGAGAGCTTTAACGGTCTTGGAGAAACTATTGTCATTCAGGATAGCGGGGATATTATCACAGCGAGCAAATACTATGATACCAGCACGCAGCAGAATTTCTTTTCCGAGCTGAAGGCTTCCAGAATACACAACAGCTCTGTAAAGGAGCTGCAGGCAGGAATGAAGAAAAGTGATACTGTGTTTTTATCGTATGAAAATCAGGGGAAAAACTATTATGCTATTCTGAAGCCGATTCCTGAAAATGACTGGTATCTGGTTGTGAAGGTACCCCATGAAGTCAACAGCGAACAGATTCATGCCCTGCTAAACCGTTCTCTGATCTTCTTTGGCCTTTTGGGCCTGGTCATCGCTGCGGTCGCCGTTTATATGTATCAGGTGATCAATAAAGCGAAAATCGCCTCTGCTTCGGAAAAGGCGAAATCCGCATTTCTTGCGAATATGAGCCATGAAATCAGAACTCCGCTCAATGGAATCATCGGGTTACAGTATCTGATGCAACAAAATATTGAACATCCCGACAAGCTGAAGGAGTATCTGGAAAAAGCAAATGTTTCCTCGCAATATCTGAAAAGTGTTATCACGGATGTTCTTGAGATGTCCAAAATCGAAAGCGGACAGCTGGAGCTGTATCAAAAGCCGTTTAATCTGCTGGATATGATTCAGGAAATCCATATGATTATCGGTGTTCAGGCGGAGGAGCATAAACAGCAATTTACTTTGGATACCACGCAGATACACAGCACAGCTCTGCTGGCAGATGAGGTGCGAATTAAGCAGGTTTTAATCAATCTGTTAGGAAATGCGCTGAAATTCACACCGGAAAAGGGACAGATTTCCCTGCAGGTGGAGCAGCAGCCGGAAAAAGATGGAATCGTACCTACAAAATTTGTTATTACGGATACAGGCTGCGGTATGTCGGATGAATTTCTGCAGCGTATCTGGAATCCGTTTGAACAGGAGCACAGAATGGCATCGCAAAATGGAACCGGTCTGGGAACAACCCTCAGCAAAATCCTGGTTGAAAAGATGGATGGCTCCATTCAGGTGGAAAGCGAGCTTGGAAAGGGAACTTGCTTTACCATTCAGCTGCCATTCCATGTCGATGATACGCACACAGTGAAAGCCCAAAGGGAGGAGGCTGGCTTAGCTTCCCTGCAGGGACTTCATATTCTGCTGGTGGAGGATAATGAATTAAACCGGGAAATTCTGACGGAAATTCTCGTACAGGAGGGCTGTGAGGTCATATCTGCGGTAAACGGCAAAGAGGCCGTGGAGTGTTACCTATACCATGCTGTTCATTATTTTGACGTTATTTTAATGGATGTACAAATGCCTGTTATGAACGGGTATGAGGCGGCAGCTGCAATTCGTCACAGCGAACGCGAGGATGCAGCATCCATCTGTATATTCGCCTTGACAGCCAATGCATTCCATGATGATATTGAGCACGCACTGCACAGTGGAATGGATGCTGTGTTAACCAAACCGCTGGAGCTGCAGGTGCTGTTGGAGAAGCTCGCAAAGCTGGAAAAAAGGGAGACATTATGA